From a region of the Lepus europaeus isolate LE1 chromosome 17, mLepTim1.pri, whole genome shotgun sequence genome:
- the NPY4R gene encoding neuropeptide Y receptor type 4 — protein sequence MNTSHFLASLPPGSTPGENRSRLRDILFNFTNHCQDSVDPTALLITSYGLETVVGVLGNLCLLWMSLRQKDKTNVTNVLIANLAFSDFLMCLLCQPLTVVYTIMDYWIFGEALCKMSAFTQCTSVTVSILSLVLVALERHQLIVNPTGWRPSISQAYLGIVGIWVIATFLSLPFLAHSILGNVFQRNHSKALEFLADKVVCTESWPLDHHRMVYTTFLLLFQYCLPLAFILVCYVRIYRRLRRQGRAFRKGAHSMRGGRVKRINAVLLAMVAAFAVLWLPLHVFNSLEDWYHEAIPVCHGNLIFLVCHLLAMASTCINPFIYGFLNTNFKKEVKALVLSCQQRAPREESERLPLSTVHTEVSKGSLRLSGRSNPI from the coding sequence ATGAACACCTCTCACTTCCTGGCCTCGCTGCCCCCAGGGTCCACCCCCGGTGAGAACAGGAGCAGGCTCAGGGACATCCTTTTCAACTTCACCAACCACTGCCAGGATTCTGTGGACCCCACGGCCTTACTCATCACCTCCTACGGCCTCGAGACCGTCGTGGGGGTGCTGGGTAACCTCTGTCTGCTCTGGATGAGCCTGCGGCAGAAGGACAAGACCAATGTGACCAACGTGCTCATCGCCAACCTGGCCTTCTCCGACTTCCTCATGTGCCTGCTCTGCCAGCCGCTCACCGTCGTCTACACCATCATGGACTACTGGATCTTTGGCGAGGCCCTCTGCAAGATGTCGGCTTTCACCCAGTGCACGTCGGTCACTGTCTCCATCCTGTCGCTTGTGCTCGTCGCCCTGGAGCGGCATCAGCTCATCGTCAACCCGACGGGCTGGAGGCCCAGCATCTCCCAGGCCTACCTGGggattgtgggcatctgggtcaTCGCCaccttcctctccctgcccttcctggcccacagcaTCCTGGGCAACGTGTTCCAGAGGAACCACTCCAAGGCGCTGGAGTTCCTGGCGGATAAGGTGGTGTGCACCGAGTCTTGGCCGCTGGACCACCACCGCATGGTCTACACCACCttcctgctgctcttccagtacTGCCTCCCGCTCGCCTTCATCCTGGTCTGCTATGTGCGCATCTACCGGCGCCTGCGCAGGCAGGGGCGTGCGTTCCGCAAGGGCGCCCACAGCATGAGAGGCGGGCGGGTGAAGCGCATCAACGCGGtgctgctggccatggtggccgcTTTTGCCGTGCTCTGGCTGCCCTTGCACGTGTTCAACAGCCTGGAGGACTGGTACCACGAGGCCATCCCCGTCTGCCATGGCAACCTCATCTTCCTGGTGTGCCACCTGCTGGCCATGGCCTCCACCTGCATTAACCCTTTCATCTATGGCTTCCTCAACACCAACTTCAAGAAGGAGGTCAAGGCGCTGGTGCTGAGCTGCCAGCAGAGAGCTCCCCGGGAGGAGTCTGAGCGCCTGCCGCTGTCCACAGTGCACACGGAAGTCTCCAAGGGCTCTCTGAGGCTCAGTGGCAGGTCCAACCCCATTTAG